A section of the Buchnera aphidicola (Mindarus japonicus) genome encodes:
- the ruvX gene encoding Holliday junction resolvase RuvX, which translates to MIVLSFDFGTKIIGVAVGETSFSTIKVLKHLKCIKNRPNWISINELINYWKPNIIVVGLPVYKNKKKQNINKKIKKFAENLKEKFQLKIKLHNEYLTTVEAKNYLFNNGGFKALKKGKIDSLSAALILESWYFSLKSIKKK; encoded by the coding sequence TTGATAGTACTATCTTTTGATTTTGGCACTAAAATTATAGGAGTTGCTGTTGGAGAAACATCGTTTTCTACAATAAAAGTTTTAAAACACTTAAAATGTATTAAAAATCGTCCAAATTGGATTTCTATTAATGAATTAATTAATTATTGGAAACCTAATATAATTGTTGTTGGTCTGCCTGTATATAAAAATAAAAAAAAACAAAATATAAATAAAAAAATAAAAAAATTTGCTGAAAATCTGAAGGAAAAATTTCAATTAAAAATAAAATTACATAATGAATATCTTACTACTGTAGAGGCTAAAAATTATTTATTTAATAATGGAGGATTTAAAGCCCTAAAAAAAGGGAAGATTGATTCTTTATCAGCTGCTTTAATTTTAGAAAGTTGGTATTTTTCCTTGAAAAGTATTAAAAAAAAATAG
- the gshB gene encoding glutathione synthase — translation MKIHLGIIMDPISLINIKKDSTFAMLLTAQERNYIIYYMESKDIFLKKNKIYGKTKYLTVINNQKKWFSFSNKKITLLSTLNVILVRKDPPVNIEFIYLTYLLDKLKKENVLIINNPTSLRNYNEKLLATNFPEIIPKTLMSKKISEIKKFLHKYKDIIIKPLDAMGGKSIFRIKYNDENKQVILETMTNNGKKFCLSQEYVSDIKHGDKRILIIDNYIVPFCLTRIPQEGENRANLAVGGIGIVNKLSSQDYMIANQVLPFLKKKEIIFVGLDVIGNKLIEVNITSPTGICQIEHFSNISITKKLFFFIENKIVDQN, via the coding sequence ATGAAAATTCATCTTGGAATAATTATGGATCCAATTTCTTTAATTAATATTAAAAAAGACTCTACTTTTGCAATGTTATTAACAGCTCAAGAAAGAAATTATATTATTTACTATATGGAATCAAAAGATATTTTTCTAAAAAAAAATAAAATTTATGGAAAAACAAAATATTTAACAGTTATTAATAATCAAAAAAAATGGTTCTCTTTTTCTAATAAAAAAATAACTTTGTTATCAACACTAAACGTTATTTTAGTAAGAAAAGATCCTCCTGTAAACATAGAATTTATTTATTTAACCTATTTACTAGATAAATTAAAAAAAGAAAATGTACTTATTATCAATAATCCTACTAGCCTCCGAAATTATAATGAAAAATTATTAGCCACTAATTTTCCTGAAATCATACCAAAAACTTTAATGAGTAAAAAAATTTCTGAAATAAAAAAATTTTTACACAAATATAAAGATATAATCATTAAACCATTAGATGCAATGGGAGGAAAGTCTATTTTTAGAATAAAATATAACGATGAAAATAAACAAGTTATTTTAGAAACTATGACTAATAATGGAAAAAAATTTTGTTTATCTCAAGAATATGTTTCAGATATCAAACATGGAGATAAAAGGATACTGATAATAGATAATTATATTGTTCCATTTTGCCTTACACGAATACCTCAAGAAGGGGAAAATAGAGCAAATCTAGCAGTTGGAGGTATCGGAATAGTAAACAAATTAAGCTCTCAAGATTATATGATTGCTAATCAAGTATTACCTTTTTTAAAGAAAAAAGAAATAATATTTGTTGGATTAGATGTTATTGGTAATAAACTAATTGAAGTAAACATTACTAGCCCAACTGGAATCTGTCAGATTGAACATTTTTCTAATATTTCTATTACTAAAAAATTATTCTTTTTTATTGAAAATAAAATAGTAGATCAAAATTAA
- the trmB gene encoding tRNA (guanosine(46)-N7)-methyltransferase TrmB encodes MKNNLSITEYSEKKIFLRKIQSFVIRRGRTTKSQIKAINSLWPKLGITFKKEFLDMKQIFFNDNPIVLEIGFGTGTSLVEMAIQNPEKNFLGIEVYESGIGKCLNYINKKNIKNIKIIFYDAIEVLINMIRKNTLSKIQIFFPDPWEKQRHKKRRIVNKNFCNIIYEKLINNGIVHITTDIKTYAEGILDIFNNFSGYINLSKNKKYIKRLKNRPITKFERKGIALGNNIFELMFKCFK; translated from the coding sequence ATGAAAAATAATCTATCTATAACAGAATATAGTGAAAAAAAAATTTTTTTACGAAAAATTCAAAGTTTTGTAATAAGAAGAGGAAGAACTACTAAATCTCAAATAAAAGCAATAAATAGTTTATGGCCTAAACTAGGTATAACATTTAAAAAAGAATTTTTAGATATGAAACAAATATTTTTTAATGATAATCCTATTGTGTTAGAAATTGGGTTTGGAACTGGCACATCTTTAGTTGAAATGGCAATACAAAATCCAGAAAAAAATTTTTTAGGAATAGAAGTATATGAATCAGGAATAGGAAAATGTTTAAATTATATTAATAAAAAAAATATAAAAAATATAAAAATTATTTTCTATGACGCAATTGAAGTTTTAATTAATATGATAAGAAAAAATACGTTATCAAAAATTCAAATTTTTTTTCCCGATCCTTGGGAAAAACAAAGACATAAAAAAAGAAGAATAGTTAATAAAAATTTTTGCAACATTATTTATGAAAAATTAATCAACAACGGAATTGTTCATATAACAACTGATATTAAAACATATGCTGAAGGAATTTTAGATATATTTAATAATTTTTCTGGATATATAAATCTATCAAAAAATAAAAAATATATCAAAAGATTAAAAAATAGACCTATAACAAAATTCGAAAGAAAAGGCATTGCTTTAGGAAATAATATTTTTGAATTGATGTTCAAATGTTTTAAATAA
- the hemW gene encoding radical SAM family heme chaperone HemW, whose protein sequence is MKKLPFISLYIHIPWCIKKCPYCDFHSFKRKKTILPEKKYIHHLLKDLKKNAALINHRKINTIFIGGGTPSLFSGKSINFLIKEIKKIVNVIKNAEITIEANPTTFESEKFLEYKNSGINRLSIGIQSFKKNSLTYLNRNYSIKNIENSIEIAKLANFDHINFDLMHSLPNQTLTMALFDLKKAISLNPSHISWYQLMIEPNTNFFHIKHNFPSENTINKIFEKGEEILISSGYKKYEISSYFKKSPCLHNLNYWEFGDYLGIGCGAHSKITQPDGKIIRIYKQKKILDFMNGLYIYKIKKLSKKDIILEYFMNILRLVKPINQKEFYKKTGLSKKNISLFIKKAIKKKYLLNNPNYWITTKKGKDFLNDLLEEFC, encoded by the coding sequence ATGAAAAAACTACCTTTTATTAGTTTATATATTCATATTCCATGGTGTATTAAAAAATGTCCTTATTGTGATTTTCATTCATTTAAAAGAAAAAAAACAATACTTCCGGAAAAAAAATATATACATCATCTTTTGAAAGATTTAAAAAAAAATGCAGCATTAATAAATCATAGAAAAATAAATACTATTTTTATAGGAGGAGGTACTCCCAGTTTATTTAGTGGTAAAAGCATTAATTTTTTAATAAAAGAAATCAAAAAAATCGTTAATGTTATAAAAAATGCTGAAATTACTATAGAAGCAAATCCAACTACTTTTGAAAGTGAAAAATTTTTAGAATATAAAAATTCCGGTATAAACAGATTATCTATTGGAATACAATCTTTTAAAAAAAATAGTTTAACTTATTTAAATCGTAATTACTCTATAAAAAATATTGAAAATTCTATAGAAATTGCTAAATTAGCTAATTTTGATCACATAAATTTTGATTTAATGCATAGCTTACCAAATCAAACTTTAACTATGGCTTTATTTGACCTAAAAAAAGCAATTTCATTGAATCCATCACATATTTCTTGGTATCAATTAATGATAGAACCAAATACAAATTTTTTCCATATTAAACATAATTTTCCTAGTGAAAACACAATAAATAAAATTTTTGAAAAAGGTGAGGAAATTCTTATATCTTCAGGATATAAAAAATATGAAATATCTTCGTACTTTAAAAAAAGTCCTTGTCTACATAATTTAAATTATTGGGAATTTGGAGATTATTTAGGAATAGGTTGTGGCGCACATAGTAAAATTACTCAACCTGATGGAAAAATTATTAGAATTTATAAACAAAAAAAAATACTAGATTTTATGAACGGTTTGTATATTTATAAAATAAAAAAACTTTCTAAAAAAGATATTATTCTTGAATATTTTATGAATATACTACGTCTAGTAAAACCTATTAATCAAAAAGAATTTTACAAAAAAACAGGATTAAGTAAAAAAAATATTTCTTTGTTCATCAAAAAAGCAATAAAGAAAAAATATTTGTTAAATAATCCAAATTATTGGATAACCACAAAAAAAGGAAAAGATTTTCTAAATGATTTATTAGAAGAATTTTGTTAA